Genomic DNA from Trypanosoma brucei brucei TREU927 chromosome 9, whole genome shotgun sequence:
ATCTTTTCCATATAGTTTATCCAactcttcctttattttcacaTCATCCCAGCAAGCTTCAGCGTCACATGAGGGACACTTATTAATTCCAAGTTCTTCTAGTTGCTGTTCCTTTAGTTCTATTGCTTTCATAACATTTTTGATTTCTTCATCAATTTTTTCAAGTTCAATATCGTATTCCTTTTCCATATTTCGCTTAATATTTTCACACTctgtcatttccttttcaataAGAGAGTTCATTCGAGCACCTTCATTTATGATGTTCTGTATCTTGGTATCAGTAtctgttattttttctatcTGATCTTGGCATTCCTGCTTTGTCTCCTGTGCTTTTGCACCCAATATCTCCAGGTTTTTATTTATCATATCTTGCTCCACAATTTTACTGCTCAGCTGTATCTCCTCATCCTTAATTCTTTGGATCTCttccagcaccttctttttacagGTAGTTACGCTGCTTACATCATTACTCCAATTGAATTTGTTAACGAGAGTTGTGGGTGTCCCATCAATAGAGGCGTCGCACATCCAAAACACTTTATTTGCTTCTCCCACCCTATTAGTGACGTTGCATATCATCCATTTGTGACGTCTACTCACGAAGTGATCACCATTTTCTATCACAGCCTCCATCACTCCTTCCACCTCCTCCCTTCTCACCATACAGGTTTTGGCTTTCGACTCGCCAGTGAAAACCAACAATATCACTCCCGCCAATGATAAAAACATAAGTGTCCCATACTCTTTCATATTGTCACCTCGCATTATATATCCTTCAAACACTTTCTTGTCCTTACCATCAGATACACGTAAACAAAATGGAACAATAGCAACAGCGAGTGTTAATTATAGTGacagcagcttcttttcttacCTTACCTTACCTTACCGTGGCACTGAATCTGCTTCCTTATTAACATACTGCACCATCTCAAGACAGAAAATTGATActaaaaattaacaaaaagaacataGATGTGATCCAAATATCAAATAAAGCACCATCCACACACAAGCGCAAGCCTTTCACAGAATAGATACACgaaataaatgaacacaCATTTTCTGATCATCACACGCATATGCATATCCTACATTAATTTCAGTTAACAGCTTTTGTCGTTAGCAATCCTTATTCCATCCCCGTACGTCTTACACTCTATTTCCCACGGCCTACAACACATATCAGATGCGCTACCACTTCTATCCTACCACCACAAACTCACATTAATCAAATCCCCtccattttctcttccccgCACGCAATTAGGGTTCAGTAAACGCAGTAGCATCACAACTCTGGAGATGAGAAATGCGATCACCCTGAAGAACAAACAATAGGTACTAACGGGTTGTATATAAATGGTCACAGCTTCGTACAACAACATCTCATGCAAAATGAAAACTAGTGATGGTACTGCACCTTTCAGCATTTCTTACCAACATTCAAAAGGATTTGGCGCACATCACAATTAGTTACTGTATATCGTAAAACACCGTCAAATTGTTGTACGAGAAAAAGGGAGTCTCTAGTCCCTCTCCCGTAACTTCATCATTTCAATAAATGCTAACAGTATTCATGACACCATACAAAAGacaaggaacaacaacatatgGGAGATTTTACAGAATCCCACTTCTACACATCACAGTGTAACCTGAAATGCACTCTTCACTTCGAGCTGCAGTAAACATGATAATTCCCATAATGCTCAATGAAAAGATAACAGAAATATATAACATATGATAGTTAATACATGATATACATTCCAGCACTTTTGTTGCTATTCCCAGAGATTCTACATGTtaggaaacaaaatatacaGAATCAACATTACTCCAATTGCATCAGCCTCACAACACATTCGAGCGAGGGAATTGTGTAGAACTCAAGTACTGGAAATGTGAGATGCCATAAACATGTAACGATTAAACttgaaaacaaatgcaaccTGCAAGTAAGTATAACTAATGCATGGAATGACTGGAATTGTTGGAAATGAAGAATTTAATATAACTAAAAAGAATACGAGTATTTTCACGCGATAATGAATAATACATGATAGAATAATTCAACAGTAATCTCAGTGGTTGAGATGCCAATAACACAGTTAAGTCACAGTTGCAGCATAAACACTTCTGGAAAGACTCCATAAAGGGTAAGAAAACTAATCATATTTCAAAGACTCAATTAGGCGTGGAAGAGCAACGGCAACTGGTACAAAATTAATGTAACTGCAGGAACATAGTGACACCAAGTGGCCATAAACTCAAGGAACTGATGTGAAACCTCATCTCCTGAATCTTATTAGTAatgtgtaaagaaaaaagaaagtaaagaatcATTACACTCAATGCTTCTATCATTGCATATTTTGAATGTTTGTAAGCAAGCTAAGCTATTATATTGtgcgtatatttatattttttttccccctggtAAAAGAGTAAGGAATGAGAAGAGCttattcaaaagaaaaatactgaaGTGTAGtagtgaaaacaacaactcttGCAGCAACTGAAAGAGCAGTGAGCGTACAAATGAATATGCTCATGCAATGCCTTCAACTTCACGCACGTTTAGCATAATATGAGTTACAGAGGCATCACTtagtagaaaaaaataataaagcgtggaaaaataataataataataatagtggtaatCGTAATACCAAAGAAATAGAGGTTATAGGGGTggcaataatagtaacaaatTTACTatatatggaaaagaaagtgtcGTATTCTCGAAAGTAACAAAGAGAgtaataagaaaaggaagaagtgcaACACTGAATATTTTACTGGTTGAAACTGATTCGAAGAGAACATGATATCAATAGAGTTGTAGGTGTTTCTCAATTCAGTAAAATGGTTGCGAccacacaaatatgttttccctctcatgCACAAActctccttcctttactctctttgtttcttacTCATatgccttcattttcttatctttttgttctcactttTCTAAACCTTCAATTCGCTTCGTTATAAAGCCACTCAAATCTCGAACTACCAGTTTTGATAAATGCACCATGTCGAGTAAAACTTCCCCATGAGGACAGAAAACATGTTGACAAGAGGAGTGACATAATCATTCACTGGTTAGAGTCCACACTCGcaacaatggaaagaaataaatcagaagtaaaacaacaaagcgaAAAACATATTGTAGAGGCAGTAACTCTTCCATTCCTCCTCCATTGCCTCaatatatctttttctttcttttgtctctACAAACATTTGCCTCTTTCCTATACTGATAATTTATTGAGTTGGTTGCTGCTCACTTTGACACTGTGTAAAGGTTTCCCATGCCCATTTACATGGTGCCGCATTGCCTTCATTTGCTTCCAAACATTTTGCATAAGTTTGGACATGAGCTGCACAGGCACCGTTACAAACTTGTTGTGCCACCTGTTGCAACTCAGTGGGTTGTGCAGGCGGGGCATTGCGGTCGAAGAGCATATGCGTAATGCCGTGTCCAATGACGGAACCGGCTGCAACTGATGCCACATTTCCAAGGAGACCGCTACCCATTCCACCACGCAGCACGTACACATTTGTTACCTGAGGTTGCGGTTGCTGAGCAGTTGTctggtgtgtgttttgatgCTGTTGTCGTGTGCCaaagaaaattatgaaatatATCCAATAAGTGTTTCTGCAACGAATAAGTAAGGTTATGTGAAactaaaacacataaaaggATCACTGCTTTCCATAGTTCCTGCATGAGCAGAGAATTGTTGGCACATAACATCTACTAACACTAGCCATACTGACAGCAACTTATTCCTCCTGCCCTCCATCCTTGCACACACACCTCACGGTAACCAGTAACACTTCACAACTATTTTAAACATCTGGCTTATTGTCTCAACAAAAGTCAGAGGGTTAGTAACTTTCCTCGTGTCGCATGCGAGGTTGCTGCAAAATGCGAAGAGTTCCACCTTAtcgcacacacatatcaAATACAAAGAGTAATAATTAAGTAATGTCGCGTAACTGTTTTAGTTATAATTCAACGTGAAGTGTTACGGATTCTAATTCCTTTCAGATTGGAAACCGCAAACCATACAGTCCTGCTTCTTGTTACAAGTCAAGTGGGACATGCTAATTGGATTCAACTTCAATTAATTCCGTCATTTGCAGGTAGCAATAACATCTATCCTAAGAATTGTTATTTGCATTTAAAGGGTGAAATTGAGTGCATtcagataaaacaaaataagactcatagcaacagcaaaaagagaCTCTTTAGGGTTTATGGCAAACACAATCAATGAACAAACACACTATACCATTAACACAATTAAATTCCAAATACTATAACACATGTATTCTGTTCCAAAAAGTTACAATAAGTATTATGGTAATCACATCATAAGATTATTCCGGTCAAATTAAAAAGcataaaaatgaaattaGAAGTGCAAATAGTTTTTCCATCATATCTACATTTTGGTTATAAGCATAAGCACCATCAAAGGGTTTCCTCCTCATGTAAGATAACATTGGTAGCAACATTGTATCATCAAGAAGGCATTGCTCCCTGTGTGCTGCGGTAAGATTGAGCCATGAGTTTTCAAGATACTTGTTGTCAAGTTCCGCCTTTACACTGGGAGTGCTGTAACATGTTTCGGCAGAGCAAACACTgcaattgtttttctttattgcttCCTCAAACATTTGTGTCGTCAAATTCAGCTGTTTCTTTAGGTCGTGGAGAGaagcttttttctttttcaagatTACTTTTTTGTGATTAGTGATATGATGTGTAATATTGTGATTGCATTGTTGCTTTACCTTCTCTATTtcatctctcttttctctgtttGCTGTTTCGAGAGTTGCATTTGTTTGACTTTTGTCTCTTAACGTTTTTGGATCCTCGATACATGGTgggtttttttgctttgctccagtgctttttttgtaattttcaTTCTCGACCCCTAACTGCCGGAGTTTATCCTTcaatttttcaattttttctttatgcaCTCTTATTTGAGTTGCCACAGTACTGTCGCATAGATTTCCGCCCTCCACACTCTCTCGCAAAAGTTCGTGATTCTCGATTAAGTCTTTAAATGTTTTATCATTGCTACAACTCCAAACCTTTCCGCTTGTAAAATCATTAGACGCATCGCAAAACATCCACTTTTTATCATTTCCAAAAAGTTTCTCCCCAcccttcaaaacaaaactcCTCGCATCATCGACGCCCTCCTCTCTGTAAACatcttccctctcttttataTAATAGCATGGATTATCATCCGCCCATATTGTTACGCAAGatatcagcaacaacacTCCAAATAgtatttgcatttttctaATGCTCCTAGAGTAGATGATATGAAATAAAGCACGCGTATATATTTTCCATAACACATTTGCATAAGAGTTACAGAATTCACGATTAACATGGCGAAACCAATTTTACCGATTCATGAaatgatattataatgataatTAACCAAAATGTATGATATCCATAAAAAAatccattattatttcacATAGTGGTAAGAAACAACTGCTTAAACTGACAGATTAATAAGTAAGAAAAGATACAAACCCaacatattttatttccataACTGTTTACATGTTTTCATTATATTTTGAATGATTCCCTTCAGTATCTTCATGTGACACCCCACATTTACCTCCTGATTTTGTCCATCCATCTTTTCCATATAGTTTATCCAactcttcctttattttcacaTCATCCCAGCAAGCTTCAGCGTCACATGAGGGACACTTATTAATTCCAAGTTCTTCTAGTTGCTGTTCCTTTAGTTCTATTGCTTTCATAACATTTTTGATTTCTTCATCAATTTTTTCAAGTTCAATATCGTATTCCTTTTCCATATTTCGCTTAATATTTTCACACTctgtcatttccttttcaataAGAGAGTTCATTCGAGCACCTTCATTTATGATGTTCTGTATCTTGGTATCAGTAtctgttattttttctatcTGATCTTGGCATTCCTGCTTTGTCTCCTGTGCTTTTGCACCCAATATCTCCAGGTTTTTATTTATCATATCTTGCTCCACAATTTTACTGCTCAGCTGTATCTCCTCATCCTTAATTCTTTGGATCTCttccagcaccttctttttacagGTAGTTACGCTGCTTACATCATTACTCCAATTGAATTTGTTAACGAGAGTTGTGGGTGTCCCATCAATAGAGGCGTCGCACATCCAAAACACTTTATTTGCTTCTCCCACCCTATTAGTGACGTTGCATATCATCCATTTGTGACGTCTACTCACGAAGTGATCACCATTTTCTATCACAGCCTCCATCACTCCTTCCACCTCCTCCCTTCTCACCATACAGGTTTTGGCTTTCGACTCGCCAGTGAAAACCAACAATATCACTCCCGCCAATGATAAAAACATAAGTGTCCCATACTCTTTCATATTGTCACCTCGCATTATATATCCTTCAAACACTTTCTTGTCCTTACCATCAGATACACGTAAACAAAATGGAACAATAGCAACAGCGAGTGTTAATTATAGTGacagcagcttcttttcttacCTTACCTTACCTTACCGTGGCACTGAATCTGCTTCCTTATTAACATACTGCACCATCTCAAGACAGAAAATTGATActaaaaattaacaaaaagaacataGATGTGATCCAAATATCAAATAAAGCACCATCCACACACAAGCGCAAGCCTTTCACAGAATAGATACACgaaataaatgaacacaCATTTTCTGATCATCACACGCATATGCATATCCTACATTAATTTCAGTTAACAGCTTTTGTCGTTAGCAATCCTTATTCCATCCCCGTACGTCTTACACTCTATTTCCCACGGCCTACAACACATATCAGATGCGCTACCACTTCTATCCTACCACCACAAACTCACATTAATCAAATCCCCtccattttctcttccccgCACGCAATTAGGGTTCAGTAAACGCAGTAGCATCACAACTCTGGAGATGAGAAATGCGATTAGTCTGAAGAACAAACAATAGGTACTAACGGGTTGTATATAAATGGTCACAGCTTCGTACAACAACATCTCATGCAAAATGAAAACTAGTGATGGTACTGCACCTTTCAGCATTTCTTACCAACATTCAAAAGGATTTGGCGCACTTCCTAATTAGTTACTGTATATCGTAAAACACCGTCAAATTGTTGTACGAGAAAAAGGGAGTCTCTAGTCCCTCTCCCGTAACTTCATCATTTCAATAAATGCTAACAGTATTCATGACACCATACAAAAGacaaggaacaacaacatatgGGAGATTTTACAGAATCCCACTTCTACACATCACAGTGTAACCTGAAATGCACTCTTCACTTCGAGCTGCAGTAAACATGATAATTCCCATAATGCTCAATGAAAAGATAACAGAAATATATAACATATGATAGTTAATACATGATATACATTCCAGCACTTTTGTTGCTATTCCCAGAGATTCTACATGTtaggaaacaaaatatacaGAATCAACATTACTCCAATTGCATCAGCCTCACAACACATTCGAGCGAGGGAATTGTGTAGAACTCAAGCACTGGAAATGTGAGATGCCATAAACATGTAACGATTAAACttgaaaacaaatgcaaccTGCAAGTAAGTATAACTAATGCATGGAATGACTGGAATTGTTGGAAATGAAGAATTTAATATAACTAAAAAGAATACGAGTATTTTCACGCGATAATGAATAATACATGATAGAATAATTCAACAGTAATCTCAGTGGTTGAGATGCCAATAACACAGTTAAGTCACAGTTGCAGCATAAACACTTCTGGAAAGACTCCATAAAGGGTAAGAAAACTAATCATATTTCAAAGACTCAATTAGGCGTGGAAGAGCAACGGCAACTGGTACAAAATTAATGTAACTGCAGGAACATAGTGACACCAAGTGGCCATAAACTCAAGGAACTGATGTGAAACCTCATCTCCTGAATCTTATTAGTAatgtgtaaagaaaaaagaaagtaaagaatcATTACACTCAATGCTTCTATCATTGCATATTTTGAATGTTTGTAAGCAAGCTAAGCTATTATATTGtgcgtatatttatatttttttttcccctggtAAAAGAGTAATGAATGAGAAGAGCgtattcaaaagaaaaatactgaaGTGTAgtggtgaaaacaacaactcttGCAGCAACTGAAAGAGCAGTGAGTGCACAAATGAATATGCTCATGCATGTCTATCAAAATGTGAGATACAGAGGCATCACTtagtagaaaaaaataataaagtgtggaataataataataataatagtggtaatCGTAAtaccaaaggaagaaagaaataaagacaGGTAATAATGGTGTggcaataatagtaataaattTACTatatatggaaaagaaagtgtcGTATCCTCGAAAGTAATAAAGAGAgtaataagaaaaggaagaagtgcaACACTGAATATTTTACTGGTTGAAACTGATTCGAAGAGAACATGGTATCAGTAGAGTTGTAGGTGCTTCTCAATTCAGTAAAATGGTTGTGAccacacaaatatgttttccctctcatgCACAAActctccttcctttactctctttgtttcttacTCATatgccttcattttcttatctttttgttctcactttTCTAAACCTTCAATTCGCTTCGTTATAAAGCCACTCAAATCTCGAACTACCAGTTTTGATAAATGCACCATGTCGAGTAAAACTTCCCCATGAGGACAGAAAACATGTTGACAAGAGGAGTGACATAATCATTCACTGGTTAGAGTCCACACTCGcaacaatggaaagaaataaatcagaagtaaaacaacaaagagaaaaacaaattataTGGAAACACCAGCTTTCCCATTCCTCTCTTATTGCCTCaatatatctttctttctttcctttctccctaCAAACATTTGCCTCTTTCCTATACTGATAATTTATTGAGTTGGTTGCTGCTCACTTTGACACTGTGTAAAGGTTTCCCATGCCCATTTACATGGTGCCGCATTGCCTTCATTTGCTTCCAAACATTTTGCATAAGTTTGGACATGAGCTGCACAGGCACCGTTACCAACTTGTTGTGTTACCTGTTGCAACTCAGTGGGTTGTGCAGGCGGGGCATTGCGGTCGAAGAGCATATGTGAAATGCCGTGTCCAATGACGGAACCGGCTGCAACTGATGCCACATTTCCAAGGAGACCGCTACCCATTCCACCACGCTGCACGTATACATTTGTTACCTGAGGTTGCGGTTGCTGAGCAGTTGTctggtgtgtgttttgatgATGTTAGTGTGTGCCgaagaaaattatgaaatatATCCAATAAGTGTTTCTGCAACGAATAAGTAAGGTTATGTGAAactaaaacacataaaaggATCACTGCTTTCCATAGTTCCTGCATGAGCAGAGAATTGTTGGCACATAACATCTACTAACACTAGCCATACTGACAGCAACTTATTCCTCCTGCCCTCCATCCTTGCACACACACCTCACAGTAACCAGTAACACCTCACAACTATTTTAAACATCTGGCTTATTGTCTCAACAGGGATCAGAGGGTTGATGACATTCCCTCTGTCACAAGCGGGGTTATCGCGACGGTAagttatttcattttatccACACATATatcaaatacaaaaagtaataattaaGTGATGTCGCGTAACTGTTTTAGTCATAATTCACTGTGGAGTTTTGCGACCTTCAATTTCTTTCGAATTGCGAGTTGGAGGCCATACTGTTCCTGCTTCTTGTTGCAAGTCAATTAGGACATGTTAATTGGATTCATCCTCCATAAGTTCTGGCATTTGCAGGTAACAACACCAGCATTATTTCTAAAAATTGTTATTTGCATTCAAAGAGTGAAATAGAGTGCATTTggataaaataaattaagtctcatagcaacagcaaaaagagaCTCTTTAGGGTTTATTACAAACACATTCAATGAACAAACACACTATACCATTAACACAATTAAATTCCAAATACTATAACACATGTATTCTGTTCCAAAAAGTTACAATAAGTATTATGGTAATCACATCATAAGGTTATCAcgattaaagaaaaaagcataaaaatgaaattaCAAGTGCAAATAATTTTTCCATCATATCTACATTTCGGTTATAAGCATAAGCACCATCAAAGGGTTTCCTCCTCATGTAAGATAACATTGGTAGCAACATTGCATCATCGAGAAGGCATTGCTCTCTCTGTGCCGCAGTAAGATTGAGCCATGAGTTTTCAAGATACTTGTTGTCGAGTTCCGCCTTTACACTGGGAGTGTTGTAACATGTTTCAGCAGAGCAAGCGGTGCAgctgtttttgttcatttcctCCTGTAGCTCCTGTGTTACTGTCTTTACTTGTTGTTTTAAATGGTTGAGAAGtgcagcttttttttccaatgctACCTCTAGAGGAGCAGTGATTTCCTTAATGTCGCTGTTGCACTGTTGgttcttcctctttattttgttttctttttcgcgaTTGTAGGCTTCAAGGGTTGTAACGGTTGCATTCGAATTCTTTAATTTTGTGAGCAATTGCTTGCATTCATTACTTGCGTTCGTCTTCGTTGTGTGGTTCAGTTTGAGGAGCTCTGTATcagctttctttttgtcaaGCTCAGTTTGCAAATCCGTAACATTTTTCACCTGTATCTTCGTTTCGGTAGTTATTGTTTCGTTGCACAAGTCTCCCTTAACCACTTCATTTCGTAAAGACTCGTGATCCTCAACCAATTCATTTAGAGTTTTTTCGTTGCTGCAGTTCcaataaaaggaaacattCCGCCGTCTTCGTTCCAACTCATCACAAAATATCCACTTCTTATCACTTTCAAAAAATTCCTCTCCACCCTTGGAAGAGAGAGCTTCCattgatttattttttccttcctccatcCATTTTGTATAAGCGCAAGAATCAGCGCCTGCCCATTCATTTAAGCGAGAAATGAGCAACAAAACTCCAACTATCGTTCGCATTTTCTTAATGCCCCTACAGCAGATGATATGAAATAAAGCA
This window encodes:
- a CDS encoding hypothetical protein, conserved (GPI-Anchor Signal predicted for Tb09.211.0010 by DGPI v2.04 with cleavage site probability 0.78000003 near 284), with the translated sequence MRTIVGVLLLISRLNEWAGADSCAYTKWMEEGKNKSMEALSSKGGEEFFESDKKWIFCDELERRRRNVSFYWNCSNEKTLNELVEDHESLRNEVVKGDLCNETITTETKIQVKNVTDLQTELDKKKADTELLKLNHTTKTNASNECKQLLTKLKNSNATVTTLEAYNREKENKIKRKNQQCNSDIKEITAPLEVALEKKAALLNHLKQQVKTVTQELQEEMNKNSCTACSAETCYNTPSVKAELDNKYLENSWLNLTAAQREQCLLDDAMLLPMLSYMRRKPFDGAYAYNRNVDMMEKLFALVISFLCFFL
- a CDS encoding hypothetical protein, conserved (GPI-Anchor Signal predicted for Tb09.v1.0530 by DGPI v2.04 with cleavage site probability 0.78000003 near 286), producing the protein MQILFGVLLLISCVTIWADDNPCYYIKEREDVYREEGVDDARSFVLKGGEKLFGNDKKWMFCDASNDFTSGKVWSCSNDKTFKDLIENHELLRESVEGGNLCDSTVATQIRVHKEKIEKLKDKLRQLGVENENYKKSTGAKQKNPPCIEDPKTLRDKSQTNATLETANREKRDEIEKVKQQCNHNITHHITNHKKVILKKKKASLHDLKKQLNLTTQMFEEAIKKNNCSVCSAETCYSTPSVKAELDNKYLENSWLNLTAAHREQCLLDDTMLLPMLSYMRRKPFDGAYAYNQNVDMMEKLFALLISFLCFLI